A part of Carassius carassius chromosome 32, fCarCar2.1, whole genome shotgun sequence genomic DNA contains:
- the egr2a gene encoding E3 SUMO-protein ligase EGR2a, with the protein MTATTSRDKLSASLSDLMRCLPSSHGLCLDASPASRSDQFSEASGGGLSTEGFGVDQRGLELTDPSSISPHSAPVAYTGRISIDAQGSWNQEGIINFVSAGVQDRPPSPGSFSTGSPSDPDCSKIAQTLANMEHMYTAPPPYTCSADGYQDPSAYLSTTTCPITYTTPSYSTPKPSIDGTLFSIIPEYGGFYQTSSSQRDNMAVFQDIKPFSCALESIRVPPPLTPLNTIRNFTLACPVEGPRPPVDCTNPQSVPLRPILRPRKYPNRPCKTPVHERPYPCPAEGCDRRFSRTDELTRHVRIHTGHKPFQCRICMRSFSRSDHLTTHIRTHTGEKPFSCDFCGRKFARSDERRRHTKIHQRRTDKSGSAPPHSSSAGGTPT; encoded by the exons ATGACAGCGACAACTAGCAGGGATAAACTGAGCGCGTCTCTGAGTGATCTGATGCGCTGTCTGCCTTCATCACACGGACTCTGTCTGGATGCGTCCCCCGCGTCACGCTCGGACCAGTTCAGCGAGGCGTCGGGAG GTGGCTTGAGCACCGAGGGCTTCGGCGTGGATCAGCGGGGTCTTGAGCTGACAGACCCGAGCAGTATTTCTCCGCACAGCGCGCCTGTCGCCTATACAGGGAGGATCTCCATCGACGCGCAAGGAAGCTGGAATCAGGAGGGAATAATCAACTTTGTCAGCGCAGGAGTGCAAGACAGGCCGCCTTCCCCGGGATCATTCTCCACGGGCTCCCCCTCAGACCCAGACTGCTCCAAAATAGCTCAAACCCTTGCCAACATGGAGCACATGTACACAGCCCCGCCCCCTTACACCTGCAGCGCCGATGGTTACCAGGACCCCTCGGCTTACCTATCGACCACCACGTGCCCCATAACTTACACAACTCCGTCCTACTCCACCCCAAAGCCATCTATAGACGGGACGCTTTTCTCCATCATTCCAGAATATGGGGGCTTTTAtcagaccagcagcagccaaagggacaacatggctgtgtttcAGGACATCAAGCCATTTTCGTGCGCTCTGGAGTCTATCAGAGTGCCTCCGCCTCTGACTCCCTTGAACACCATCAGAAACTTTACTCTGGCGTGTCCGGTTGAGGGGCCGAGGCCGCCTGTGGATTGCACCAATCCGCAAAGCGTCCCACTCAGGCCGATTCTGCGGCCACGGAAGTACCCGAACCGACCGTGCAAGACGCCGGTCCACGAGCGGCCGTACCCCTGTCCCGCGGAGGGATGCGACCGGAGGTTCTCGCGCACGGACGAGCTGACGCGCCACGTGCGCATCCACACCGGCCACAAGCCGTTCCAGTGCCGCATTTGCATGCGCAGCTTCAGCCGCAGCGACCACCTCACGacgcacatacgcacacacaccggagagaagccctTCTCCTGTGACTTCTGCGGAAGGAAGTTCGCCAGGAGCGACGAGCGACGGAGGCACACGAAAATCCACCAGAGACGGACAGATAAAAGTGGCTCCGCGCCTCCCCACAGCTCGAGTGCCGGCGGAACACCGACGTGA
- the LOC132112999 gene encoding 2-aminoethanethiol dioxygenase-like produces MMPRDNMTSTVQKIARQALATFRHPSLVGEHNKAFLENVSKLKSLMAETRASDLKIVPRTMESAPVPSPRVAPPVTYMHIYETDTFSMGVFLLKTGASIPLHDHPGMYGMLKVIYGKVRISCFDVLDKPRDGASGAHFSPPLVPFQSSSLRPSVLRSVGEYTEENGPCVLSPQKDNIHQIDAVDGPTAFLDILSPPYDPDEGRDCHYYKVLHAHSEAADRESEAQEPDDLWLMEIPQPSEFWCGGEPFPGPKVSL; encoded by the coding sequence ATGATGCCACGAGACAACATGACTTCCACGGTCCAGAAGATCGCCAGACAGGCCCTCGCGACATTCCGCCACCCCTCGCTCGTGGGAGAACACAACAAAGCGTTTTTGGAGAATGTGAGCAAGCTGAAAAGCCTCATGGCGGAGACCAGAGCTTCGGATTTGAAGATTGTTCCCCGGACCATGGAGAGCGCCCCGGTGCCGTCACCGCGCGTGGCGCCTCCCGTCACATACATGCACATCTACGAGACCGACACGTTCAGCATGGGGGTGTTTTTACTAAAAACGGGCGCTTCCATACCGCTGCACGATCATCCGGGAATGTACGGCATGCTGAAAGTGATTTACGGCAAGGTGCGGATCAGCTGTTTCGACGTGTTGGATAAACCTCGAGACGGTGCCAGCGGCGCGCACTTCAGCCCTCCGCTCGTGCCCTTCCAGAGCAGCTCTCTTCGGCCCTCGGTGCTCAGGTCGGTCGGGGAATACACGGAGGAGAACGGCCCGTGTGTGCTCTCACCCCAAAAGGACAATATCCACCAGATAGACGCTGTTGACGGACCCACGGCTTTCCTGGACATCTTATCACCGCCATATGATCCGGATGAAGGGAGAGACTGCCATTATTATAAAGTTTTGCATGCTCATTCAGAGGctgcagacagagagagtgaAGCCCAAGAACCGGATGACCTGTGGCTGATGGAGATCCCACAGCCGAGTGAATTCTGGTGTGGTGGGGAACCTTTCCCGGGGCCTAAAGTGTCCCTATGA
- the znf365 gene encoding protein ZNF365 isoform X1, with protein sequence MQQKVCTRNTALFVKNGQVCGAGAPPQHPFRCPRCGEHERFHSLSSLRAHLEYSHPLHTKHDISLLSARDLSNTEHMESCKLSNTDMHEVRGVGTNTNSTARGEHKHLFSADQTPSQQPAEQKLPPPERSLSVGAGPLSAPVASVEKRLEGMMRTANSSMERRLLRLSSELAQTDTAILCERAHSHHLAQEKQEVQERERALSRQVDTAVLVIATLRQQLSVSEHELERREQEVVTIQRFLEAAAQHEMCGKVRLRRFIEGLLRRISLAERLLEYYQSVPHRHYCTAHSVPLPSELGPHRITQNRSSGDHLEQDEEQQLPGQSGWGLSKGASGRLGYDSWSQRRRSDGYEV encoded by the exons ATGCAGCAGAAAGTGTGCACACGCAACACAGCGCTGTTTGTGAAGAACGGGCAGGTGTGTGGAGCTGGAGCCCCTCCTCAGCATCCTTTCCGCTGCCCTCGATGTGGAGAGCATGAACGTTtccacagtctctcttctctcagaGCTCACCTAGAATACAGTCACCCACTCCACACGAAACATGACATCAGCCTCCTGTCCGCCAGGGATCTCTCTAACACAGAGCACATGGAAAGTTGCAAACTCTCCAATACGGACATGCATGAAGTACGTGGCGTCGGCACGAACACTAACTCCACTGCGAGAGGAGAGCACAAGCACTTATTCAGCGCTGACCAAACTCCATCGCAGCAGCCCGCAGAGCAAAAGCTCCCGCCCCCAGAGAGGAGCCTCAGCGTTGGAGCCGGACCCCTCTCGGCTCCTGTGGCATCAGTGGAGAAGAGGCTGGAGGGGATGATGAGGACAGCCAATAGCAGCATGGAGCGACGTCTGCTGCGGCTGAGCTCAGAGCTGGCACAGACAGACACGGCTATCCTGTGTGAGCGCGCTCACTCGCATCACCTGGCCCAGGAGAAACAGGAAGTGCAGGAGCGAGAGCGGGCGCTCAGCAGACAGGTAGACACCGCCGTTCTGGTGATCGCCACACTGAGACAACAGCTCAGCGTCTCAGAGCACGAGCTGGAGAGGAGAGAACA GGAAGTTGTGACCATCCAGAGGTTTCTGGAAGCAGCGGCGCAGCACGAGATGTGCGGGAAGGTTCGTCTGCGTCGGTTCATCGAGGGCCTCTTGCGGAGGATTTCTCTGGCTGAGAGACTCCTGGAATATTATCAGAGCGTCCCTCACAGGCATTATTGCACGGCTCACTCT GTGCCTCTGCCATCAGAGCTCGGTCCACATAGAATAACACAAAACAG GTCTTCAGGAGATCATCTTGAGCAGGACGAAGAGCAGCAGTTACCCGGTCAGTCTGGATGGGGTCTGTCGAAAGGTGCTTCTGGGAGACTGGGTTACGACAGCTGGTCCCAGAGGAGGAGGTCAGATGGGTACGAGGTTTAG
- the znf365 gene encoding protein ZNF365 isoform X2 — protein MQQKVCTRNTALFVKNGQVCGAGAPPQHPFRCPRCGEHERFHSLSSLRAHLEYSHPLHTKHDISLLSARDLSNTEHMESCKLSNTDMHEVRGVGTNTNSTARGEHKHLFSADQTPSQQPAEQKLPPPERSLSVGAGPLSAPVASVEKRLEGMMRTANSSMERRLLRLSSELAQTDTAILCERAHSHHLAQEKQEVQERERALSRQVDTAVLVIATLRQQLSVSEHELERREQEVVTIQRFLEAAAQHEMCGKVRLRRFIEGLLRRISLAERLLEYYQSVPHRHYCTAHSVFRRSS, from the exons ATGCAGCAGAAAGTGTGCACACGCAACACAGCGCTGTTTGTGAAGAACGGGCAGGTGTGTGGAGCTGGAGCCCCTCCTCAGCATCCTTTCCGCTGCCCTCGATGTGGAGAGCATGAACGTTtccacagtctctcttctctcagaGCTCACCTAGAATACAGTCACCCACTCCACACGAAACATGACATCAGCCTCCTGTCCGCCAGGGATCTCTCTAACACAGAGCACATGGAAAGTTGCAAACTCTCCAATACGGACATGCATGAAGTACGTGGCGTCGGCACGAACACTAACTCCACTGCGAGAGGAGAGCACAAGCACTTATTCAGCGCTGACCAAACTCCATCGCAGCAGCCCGCAGAGCAAAAGCTCCCGCCCCCAGAGAGGAGCCTCAGCGTTGGAGCCGGACCCCTCTCGGCTCCTGTGGCATCAGTGGAGAAGAGGCTGGAGGGGATGATGAGGACAGCCAATAGCAGCATGGAGCGACGTCTGCTGCGGCTGAGCTCAGAGCTGGCACAGACAGACACGGCTATCCTGTGTGAGCGCGCTCACTCGCATCACCTGGCCCAGGAGAAACAGGAAGTGCAGGAGCGAGAGCGGGCGCTCAGCAGACAGGTAGACACCGCCGTTCTGGTGATCGCCACACTGAGACAACAGCTCAGCGTCTCAGAGCACGAGCTGGAGAGGAGAGAACA GGAAGTTGTGACCATCCAGAGGTTTCTGGAAGCAGCGGCGCAGCACGAGATGTGCGGGAAGGTTCGTCTGCGTCGGTTCATCGAGGGCCTCTTGCGGAGGATTTCTCTGGCTGAGAGACTCCTGGAATATTATCAGAGCGTCCCTCACAGGCATTATTGCACGGCTCACTCT GTCTTCAGGAGATCATCTTGA
- the rtkn2 gene encoding rhotekin-2 — translation MDPSRDIQHFKRNIATRSTVSSCSSLAMEIKRKKIRESVFLQNEDCDIQERLEFEMRMRAGAYKLLVASTKKEQVLDASRSLLTCNARIKAYMSEAQRRMQQQDIKRSSDSLDQIPCKGKVAISGLRIPLFWKDTEHFNSKGNVQRVAVFCLMKIGSEIFDSEMVIADPSMTDICFEGVQSFSEAKPDFELTFELYSCGLEEETTFVNTPKKLARKLRSSFGRSSSRKLCPLLDGGDPDTFLQSNPIPVGARYSLLAYTTLGLEQAEGSFQSHSLIILQNVEASSWLPLYGNLCCKLVAQPDCMTQDMMSGYLSQQQSVEGLQRRCKLYCVLKARQISCYYSPEEIQAKVEPSLIIPINKDTRIRVVGKDHQSTGTRLNLINPGNGDSTSHVFITETPDVLQEWLDALWQHIYDQSQWQHACDKLMEIEVLSPRKPPLFLTKQADSVYNDLSIVSPGKFESLTDIIHNKIEETDGRFLIGQEEDTEPPNWAALFEGSRPMAVQKTVLSPGKESNQSFTSPVTASKKKRRAPPPPPDKLQFIQPTSLFSNQEKENCKGARPRTGRPSLDAKFSAIIQQLQKSHTSTRKTAPLGQIEPCQYPCVPQKREDESDIPENPGKEQSQAPQPPVPAPRNKLKMSFREKINPKAW, via the exons ATGGATCCGTCGCGGGATATTCAACATTTTAAACGAAACATCGCCACTCGGTCCACGGTGTCGTCGTGTTCCTCTCTCGCCATGGAGatcaagagaaagaaaataagagAAAGCGTGTTTCTTCAAAACGAG GACTGCGATATTCAGGAAAGGTTGGAGTTTGAGATGCGGATGAGAGCTGGGGCTTACAAGCTTCTGGTTGCCAGTACTAAAAAAGAGCAGGTGTTGGATGCTTCCAGGAGTCTGTTAACCTGTAACGCCCGAATTAAAGCTTACATGAGTGAAGCCCAGAGGAGAATGCAGCAGCAGGACATCAAAAG gTCTTCAGACTCTCTGGACCAAATCCCTTGTAAGGGAAAGGTAGCCATATCTG GTCTACGGATTCCATTGTTCTGGAAAGATACAGAACATTTTAACAGCAAAGGGA ATGTGCAGCGGGTTGCAGTTTTCTGTTTGATGAAGATAGGCTCAGAGATCTTTGACTCTGAAATGGTGATTGCAGATCCCTCAATGACTGATATTTGCTTTGAAGGTGTCCAAAGTTT CTCTGAAGCTAAGCCGGACTTTGAACTGACATTTGAGCTGTATAGCTGTGGACTGGAGGAGGAGACAACCTTCGTCAACACTCCAAAGAAACTGGCCAGGAAGCTGCGCTCCTCTTTTGGCAGATCCTCAAGCAGGAAACTCTGCCCTCTTCTGGATGGAGGAGACCCTGACACTTTCCTCCAGTCCAACCCAATACCAGT AGGTGCTCGATACTCATTGTTGGCATACACCACGCTGGGTTTGGAGCAGGCAGAGGGATCTTTCCAGTCTCATTCCCTTATAATCCTGCAAAACG TGGAGGCTTCGTCATGGCTGCCGTTGTATGGTAACTTGTGCTGTAAGCTGGTGGCACAACCTGACTGCATGACACAAGACATGATGAGTGGATACCTGAGCCAACAG CAAAGCGTTGAGGGTTTGCAGCGCCGCTGTAAGCTTTACTGTGTGCTGAAGGCCAGACAGATTTCATGCTATTATTCACCTGAAGAAATCCAAGCAAAAGTGGAGCCCAGCCTTATTATTCCTATAAATAAG gACACCCGTATTCGTGTGGTAGGAAAGGACCACCAGAGTACTGGCACTAGACTCAACCTGATAAACCCGGGAAATGGAGACTCTACCAGTCATGTGTTCATTACTGAAACCCCTGATGTTTTACAGGAGTGGCTGGACGCCCTCTGGCAGCACATTTATGACCAGA GTCAGTGGCAACACGCATGTGACAAGCTTATGGAAATTGAGGTTTTGTCCCCACGCAAACCCCCGCTCTTTCTCACCAAGCAAGCTGACTCTGTTTATAATGATCTGA GCATCGTGTCTCCTGGGAAATTTGAGAGCTTGACTGACATAATTCACAATAAGATTGAGGAAACTGATGGGCGCTTTCTCATTGGTCAGGAGGAGGACACAGAGCCTCCTAATTGGGCAGCACTGTTTGAAGGATCCCGGCCAATGGCGGTACAAAAAACTGTTCTTTCACCAGGTAAAGAAAGCAATCAGTCTTTTACAAGTCCTGTCACGGCCAGCAAAAAGAAGAGGAGAGCACCTCCACCCCCTCCTGATAAATTACAGTTTATTCAACCTACCAGCTTATTTTCCAATCAGGAGAAAGAGAACTGTAAGGGGGCAAGGCCTCGGACGGGGCGACCCTCCCTCGATGCTAAATTCTCTGCCATCATTCAACAGTTGCAGAAAAGCCACACATCCACTCGCAAAACCGCACCCCTTGGACAGATCGAGCCCTGTCAGTACCCTTGTGTTCCTCAGAAAAGAGAAGATGAGTCGGATATACCTGAAAATCCTGGGAAAGAACAAAGTCAGGCCCCTCAGCCACCTGTGCCGGCCCCCAGGAACAAACTGAAGATGTCATTCAGAGAGAAAATCAACCCAAAAGCCTGGTGA
- the cfap99 gene encoding cilia- and flagella-associated protein 99: protein MNYKELVSEVTRLLDGFHEDKQCIDSFTQDTAKDLKNLSASDQKFIIDTLYGCIMHKKLLDAVVSIFYNHHGKKLFRVDRDLFIVVCYLAMFCLDDLGLEHFSRIIKSLDISKMHKFLSFFFNISNLTTHIQREWSHIYDAVVVDNNWITPLLRWCTEIEVLLDQLDQKMGRGNLPKKFPRKNTKPREFDLTQPKARPLPAPEVFQQQDKPKPKPKPVPTTTHKSPKEPEILDDMKQRNRQKALQILNEANSQQFRCANPQKSEKTQNVISQILQSHDAELQFDKLYTSGSPATQKINSLPVRLNTTAILREGALYNRQLEEELQRLERLSQGASEPSTFLQWQKEMKEKDLQEELAELERRRLEGRISHEEAVLARERVLERNHNKAQQTKEETAELMRKYAEKRLKEEKEMRELVQQVADGHKNSKAAKAKLQEIKQRIVKEVSEHSRELLSQALEEAQAELSRKMELIRQIRAFESVPLVRQKFVDDTETAGHDLLCEMSLAELRERLARLRDFEQCELEDRRQRIFQEKQLKEQLLLEQLDNIALRRSLAEQAALRSQEKRMRNELREAVSRDERVLTLQKTLEQKQQERQKRKTGKYSMKKNEQVLPLTVKTTLNKKQFLEEQHWEELERNLEQQIYGTLQQSSKKNGAGQNHRRVYGYM, encoded by the exons AATCTCTCTGCTTCTGACCAGAAGTTTATTATTGATACATTGTATGGATGTATCATGCACAAAAAGCTTTTGGATGCTGTGGTCAGCATCTTTTACAATCACCatggaaaaaaattattcagagtGGATCGAGACCTGTTCATcg TCGTCTGTTATCTCGCCATGTTCTGTCTCGATGATCTtggcctggagcatttcagtaGAATTATCAAGTCTCTAGACATCTCAAAAATGCACAAA TTCCTGagttttttctttaatatcaGCAACCTCACAACACACATCCAGAGGGAATGGAGTCACATCTATGATGCTGTTGTTGTAGATAATAACTGGATCACCCCTTTGCtgag ATGGTGCACTGAGATTGAGGTGCTGTTGGATCAGCTTGACCAAAAAATGGGCAGAGGAAATCTTCCAAAAAAATTTCCCAGGAAGAACACTAAACCCAGGGAATTTGATCTGACCCAGCCCAAAGCTCGACCGCTCCCTGCTCCTGAAGTCTTTCAACAGCAGGACAAGCCCAAGCCCAAGCCCAAGCCG GTACCAACCACCACTCACAAATCTCCAAAGGAACCTGAGATTCTGGATGATATGAAGCAGAGGAACAGGCAGAAAGCTTTA CAAATCCTGAATGAAGCAAACTCTCAGCAGTTCAGATGTGCAAATCCACAGAAGTCTGAGAAAACTCAG AATGTGATATCCCAAATTCTTCAAAGCCATGATGCTGAACTCCAATTTGATAAGCTTTATACTTCTGGAAGCCCTGCCACCCAAAAG ATAAACAGCTTACCTGTTAGACTGAACACAACAGCCATACTGCGAGAGGGAGCTTTATATAATCGTCAACTGGAAGAAGAGTTACAAAG ATTAGAGCGATTATCGCAGGGTGCAAGTGAGCCGTCTACGTTCCTACAGTGGCAGAAGGAGATGAAGGAAAAGGATCTGCAGGAAGAACTAGCTGAGCTGGAGCGTCGGAGACTGGAGGGACGGATTAGCCATGAGGAGGCAGTTCTTGCTCGAGAACGTGTCTTGGAGCGTAACCATAATAAAGCTCAGCAGACTAAAGAGGAG ACTGCTGAGCTCATGCGCAAGTATGCAGAGAAACGTCTGAAGGAGGAGAAGGAAATGAGAGAGCTGGTGCAACAAGTGGCCGATGGTCACAAGAACTCCAAAGCCGCCAAAGCTAAGCTGCAAGAAATTAAACAACGAATAG TTAAGGAGGTCTCCGAGCACAGCAGGGAACTCCTCAGTCAGGCTCTGGAGGAAGCCCAGGCTGAGCTAAGCAGGAAGATGGAGCTTATCCGTCAGATTCGTGCTTTTGAGTCAGTACCTCTGGTCAGACAAAAGTTTGTGGATGACACTGAG ACTGCGGGTCATGATTTGCTGTGTGAGATGTCTCTGGCGGAGCTGCGGGAGCGTTTGGCACGTCTGAGAGATTTCGAGCAGTGTGAGCTGGAGGACAGAAGACAGCGCATCTTTCAGGAGAAACAGCTCAAAGAGCAGCTACTGCTAGAACAGCTGGACAATATTGCTCTACGAAGAAGTCTAGCAGAACAGGCTGCTTTGCGCAG TCAAGAGAAAAGGATGAGAAATGAACTGCGGGAGGCTGTCAGTAGAGATGAGAGAGTGCTGACCCTACAGAAGACCCTGGAGCAAAAACAACAGGAAAGACAAAAGAGAAAGACCGGAAAATACAGTATGAAGAAAAATGAGCAGGTGCTTCCACTCACAGTGAAGACCACTCTCAACAAAAAG CAGTTTCTTGAGGAACAGCATTGGGAGGAGTTGGAGCGCAATTTGGAACAACAGATTTACGGGACCTTACAACAGTCATCTAAAAAAAATGGTGCTGGTCAGAATCACAGGCGAGTTTACGGATACATGTAA